Genomic window (Henningerozyma blattae CBS 6284 chromosome 10, complete genome):
CTTGATGTTAATTCTTGACCTAGATAACAGCCTTTTTGATTGCTGATGGTATTCTtgaaataatcaaaatttaactCTAGCGGTAAGAGagtttcaatattataatcATTACAGCCATCCAATAATCCGTTAGAATATCtcaatttcttaaatttcATAGGTGATACTTTTTCGAtaacaaattcaaatggaaattgattcaaattgatttttttactaatattttcaatgatATTATGGGTCAATAGGCGAAAGAGTTGCCCTTCTTCGTTGTTCGACTCTTTGGCAGCTTCGTTACGTCTTTCAACATAAAGTCCCTTGATATCTTCATTGGCAATAGATggaaataaagaattaattatacTTTGCATAAAATTGTTGGCTTCCTCTGGTGAATGAGTCATGGTACTTGGAATCAAAAGGTTAGATAACCATGGATTCAACTGTTCACTATTGCCATATTTAGGAAATTTAATCATTAGATCCCACGTTTTTAAGGAATTATTGTCCAGtggtttaattttaatcttACTGCCCAATTTATGATTagcaaataattttaataaagtatCGGTAATTTCAGAATCGAactcaattaaataattcgGATActtatatttcttattgGAACTCTCTATATCAAAGGCACTTGGAGTTGGATAGATGATGATATCCGTGATTAATTTTCCATATCGGTTCAAAATACTCGAATAGCTGCCAAACCTAGATATATAATCGTTATCATATCCAGACTCATAATATAACCCCCAATTCAAAAGTTTATAATCAAATCTTAAATCATCATGCAATTTGTTCGgaattttttccaaatctgAAATTGTcgttaaatttttcttcttgaaATAGGGTAATAACTTAGTAGTAACTAGCCCATTTAAGAAAGTCAGAGAATCAGGGCCTTTGATTTCGATATAAGACTTATCTGGAACTTCAGTGAATTGAAATAGACCTTTCTCAAGAATTGTAGAACTAAATCGCTTACAAGGAGAATATAGTTGAGACTTATTGATACTTATAGCAGCCTTGGTAGTTTTCAGCATTATTATTCCACCTCAAATGATTGATATATTTGCTTTGTTATTTGAGTATATTTCTTGGTACTTTCAATTATGTGGAATAGtcgtaaaaaaaataaagaatgaatttagtttaaatttaaacttgGAAGTAGTGCTATTGCAATGAAAGGAAGTTTGATGCCAATACCATTAGGTGAAATTTCCTTTCTTTGGTAACCCTTTGAAATTTCTATAGCAAGTCTTCATATGGATTTGCCTTAGTAATATACATGATTAATTAAGCAAATCTTAACTTTAGACGGATTTTAAGTAGGAGTCACGTGAATAGGAAAAATGGAAGCAAAAtagttaaataaatttgtaaataatacCCTATTAAGAATAAGTATGGTTATTGGATCCAGTGTCTTTTTAAGTCTTAATCGGAGAAAATACATATTGGCAAAAACTGttgtaaaaaatatttcattaaaaagGCTCTCTTGCTTAAAAGCAAATTCCAGATTCCTATATTTTCAGATCTCATATAACCATATTAATAAGAGAAATAgcaaatggaaaaaaatagaaaggAAAGTCATATACGGAAGGTAACCaatgaaaaacaaaagcTCCTTCAAAGCAGGTTGTTAAACAGTTTGTTTTTATAAACTAGTACCATTTTCCAGAGGTGCGGGATAATTATAAGCCTCCCCAAATTTCTCAATAATTCACTTAATTAGAGTAGATATATCCATAGAGAAAAGTATAAATTTTGGTACAATTTCACAAAATGTAAACGTAAGTTTTACATTTTGTCAAAAAGACATAATTGTAATTCACTTCAGAATAATTGATTTCATGTCATTCGCTACGAACCACTCATCGCCATTAATATAGGGTGCTTCGGTTCACAAATATCCCGGAGTTTTCACTCTCACAAAGGTTATTTAATGGCATCCCATAAAATATCTGATGAAACAACGAAAGAGAGTGCTTTCTTAACACACTCAAACTTGTTACAGCCAATACCCACTAAGCGCCATATGGAAGAAATTCCTGTTTTTTATCCTACAGAAGAGGAGTTCAATAATCCTCTTCATTTCATAGCAAGTGACAAAGTTCAACAAAAAGGTAACAAATATGGTATGATTAAAATCGTACCTCCAAAATCCTTCAACCCAAAGTTAAATATCgataaaaaaagttttaaattcGATGTACGCCTTCAAAacttatttgaattggatTTATTAAATCGGTCTAGGTTAATGTTTGCAAAGCAGCTGGATATTTATCATCGATCTCTTCCACATCAGCCTGACACCAAGATTAGTATAGACAGCAAGGTCATAATTAAAGAATCTAAGAAAactatatatctatataatCTTTATGTCAGCTTAATTAAGTTGAATAACCTACATTTGAGAACTCATCCTTCGGATTTGGACCCCaataaaagtttaaaattgTTTGATCCCAAATTGCTTCGCAAGAGCAATCCAGaaagtaaaataatttggGAAGAACTGTCCCAACAATTTAATTGTAAGCCTACTGAGCTGTACAATGTCTACTTGGATCATTTATCCTCTttttataatcatatttatGGATTAACAAATGGGATTCTTAACAAGGATTGCTTGGTATTTGATGAATATccaaaatcattattaagtGACTCCGAAGACTCAGAAGGAGAAGCATCAGAGGATTCTAGTGACGAAAATACTAATCCTTGTTTGGTATGcttaaagaataataaaccCTCTAGGCTTTTATTGTGCGATTTTTGCAATAAGCCTTACCATACTTTTTGTTTAAGTCCAcctattgaaattattccaAAAGGAGAATGgttttgtaataattgtattattGGTAATGGGTTTTATGGATTTAAACATGAAAAGAGCCAAGTCTCTTTACAAGATTTTCAAGCTGAAGCAttacaatttcaaaaacaGTACAATccaaaagatttaaatcaattggaAAAGGAGTTTTGGGATTTGATTAGTGCTTCTCCAAACGATTTAAAATCTCAAAAAGATATTACACAGTTTATTACCAAATACGGAGCAGATATTCATGATGAAAATGTTCTAACTGGTTTTCCTACGCTAGATCATGTTCCATCTAACTTAAGTAGTGCAGAATATAAATCTTTCTTAAGATATTGTACTCATCCcatgaatttgaaaaacttACCATTTGCAGATGGATCACTCTTATCGTTGACGAAATCAATTCAATCTACTcaaaatgataaagatgTATACTCTAATATTTCAGGAGTCACGATTCCATGGTTGTATGCAGGATCGTTATTTTCTACTTTTTGTTGGCATCTTGAAGATCAATACACTTTAAGTATAAACTATCAACATGAAGGAGCTCCAAAAATTTGGTATAGTATTCCTGATTATGAATgtgataaatttaaaaaacttttatttaatttaactCCAgactattttattaaacaaCCGGACTTGTTAAGCCAACTTATTACTCAAATTTCACCTTATTCGGacatttttaaagattcgggaattaaatgttttaaaGCAATACAGCATCctaatgaatatattatcaCGTTACCAAAATGTTTTCATGCTGGTTTTAATTCAGgatttaatatcaatgaGGCTGTAAATTTTACTTTGCCCACTTGGTTACCTTATGGGTTTCAATCCATAAAAGATTATAAGTTAATTAAAAAGGATTGTATTCTTGATATTATTGGTTTTTTAATTGACGTATTATCGAATTTTGATAGTCtttcaaatcaaaaattagatATTGACGAATcattcattaaaaattgtttcaaCTACTTCTTAAAGTATTATAATCTAGAAAAATCTAGAATCAGCAAATTACCCTTTTCGTTATTAAACAAGCAATATTTACTTGTAAGTTCACCTCCAACCTCTGCTACAAaagaatctaaaaataatgaatccAATTCGAACAAATGCCTTCATTCACGTCCaaatcaagaaattattaatgagaTATTGTGTAAAGAATGTAAAACAATATGTTCGTTAGCATTCATTGCACACTCAAAAAGTGATCAAACgattaaaagaagaaaaatcaCTACTAATAGATTTTTAACCTCTTcaagaaattttgaaatatattgttTAGAAGActatatcaaaaaatttattcaacATACTATTGGTCTAGGTGATCAAATACAGCACCCTATATCAACTaacaagaaaagaaatcCGATAGAAATTCCAGAAATTAGTACGCATAGAGATGATTTGATATTAGTTCGAGATTGGGACAAATTAAACAGTTTAATTTCAgatatttcttcatctgTGAGATCTATTTAATTCCAAACAAGTTGCCAAGAGTTTTTCCCgcaaaatatcattttcaatttatagtattcttgttttatattcattttattcCATTGTTTCCCACATTATTTTAGTCTTTTGTGACGCcgattattttttcaggTGAAATTTTCACTATTCACACGAACGTCGTATATGTCCGATGAGgcaactttttttaaattttaacaaattctaaattaatCATGAAGgttattataatttgaatgaaataatattaaataatgagcTCTTTGTATTGTAATAACTTTgtatttgtttgttttcatttaagtatttatattaattctaattagtttttttaaCAGAAAATTTTACTCCGTACCATAGTCGTTGAAATTATTCTTAATCATGTCGACACCAAAATTGCTTTGTTTAGGTAATCCATTATTAGATATCCAAGCTACTACCACTAAGGAATATTTGGACCAATATTCGCTAAAATCCAATGATGCCATTTTGGTTGATGCTGCATCTGGTGatgaaaaaatgaaaattttcgACGAAATCTTAAACTTCGACGATGTTGTATTCGTTGCCGGTGGTGCTGCTCAAAACACCGCTAGAGGTGCTGCCTATGTCTTAGGTGAAGGCCAAGTCGGTTACTTCGGTTGTGTTGGTGAAGATAAATTTTCTGCTAAACTACTAGCTGAAAATGATGCTGCAGGTTTGATTTCTTTATATCAAGTTGAAAAATCACATGGTACTGGTAAATGTGCTGCTTTAATCACTGGTCATGACAGATCTTTGGTCACTGATTTGGGTGCTGCTAACCATTTTAAACCAGAACATTTAACTAAACATTGGAGTCAAGTCGAAGCCGCTAacttattttatattgGTGGTTTCCATTTAACTGTTTCTCCAGAAGCTATTATCAAATTAGGTAAGCACGCTCAAGAAACTGGTAAGCCATTTGTATTAAACTTAAGTGCCCCATTTATTCCtcaattcttcaaatcCGCTCTAGAAGAAGTTTTACCATACACTACTGTTGTTATTGCCAATGAAACAGAAGCTGCAGCTTATGCGGAATCTTTCGGTCTAACTTGTGACAAGGAAGATCTTGCTGCGATTGCTAAACATATTGTTGGTGCATCTAAGACTAGAACAGTTATTTTTACACATGGGTTGGAACCAACTATCGTTGTTTCAGCTGAATCTACCAAGAGTTTTGCCGTTAAGCCAATTGATAAGAAGAAGATTGTTGATACTAATGGTGCTGGTGATGCTTTTGCTGGTGGTTTCATGGCTGGTTTAGCTTTAGATAAAACCTTAGATACCGCTATTGATATGGGTCAATGGTTAGCTGCCTTATCTATTCAAGAAGTTGGTCCATCTTATCCAAAGGAAAAAATTCCATACGAAGCTTAAAGAATTTTGTATGTGAAATTCTAATGGCAAGCATGCATTTTTTGTACAAAAAAATCGtagataattatattaaagttcaataatttttaaggattttttaacttgtaaaaataatatactatCTTAATAATgcaattctaaaaattttgCTTACTTTTTCTTCTCATAACAGCAGCCTCGTTTTTTCTCTCGATATAATAGTTACGTCGGTATCGATTTTTATTAAGGCAGCTTTAGTTTTGTGACAgcaattcaaaaaaaatcaagaaaaaaaataattaataaaaaaattattagaaaaatattcaacaaGAAGCAGAAGTTTAATAATAGGCATAGTAAGGAGAAGGTGTCATATTtacatataataataatctcGCAAGATTTTtgagatattttattatcctttgaagtcaaaaaaattaaagtatATTTTAGGCAATAAAAACCCCACCCACAATATAGAACATTAGTTCTAAAGAAGCTTTAATGAACTTCCTACGACTACTGACTCCATTGGGTCTATTTCTATTGTTAATGTATGGAATACTGAGTAGGATGGtatctgaagaagaatatgCCCTTCAGATCTCGGAGAATTCCTATAATCTCGAAAGTTACGAGGATgatgttaataataatatatatccCACTGAAATATTGCAAGACAATGAGTTAGAACCTAAACATTATATACCTCCAgatttttatatatctGATTATGATTATGCGAAACTTGTTTATTTTAGCAAGTGCTGTGGTCTGTCTAATTGTATTGGAGAGCACGGTTTAAGGGAAGGTTTAAGTTTAAATGAAGGGGCTTGCCCTTCCTATATTAACTTTTGCTACGATGAAAATGTCAACCCTACTGTAAGTAGGACAAGaatagaattaataatggaaGCAGATAAAGGAGAGCTGGGGACTGGCTATGTTATGGTCGATCATGGAAGGAAGGTGATCGTAATAGCTTTTAGAGGTTCATCGACAAGACAAGATTGGTATAgtgattttgaaatatatccGACCAGATATGTTCCTGGTTCTATGTCAgaatatattgatttaattagAAGCGGCAAAATTAGACCTTGTAAAGGTTGCAAGATGCATCGAGGATTTTATAGATTTAAGCAATCTTTAGGAAAACATTTCTTAAGGaaagttgaaaaaatatttgcaaTCTACTCTGATTATAATCTCGTTGTAACTGGTCACTCATTAGGTGCTGCAATAGCAAGTATGTTAggaattgaattaaaattaaaaggtTATAATCCTCTAGTGTTAACATACGCTACTCCAAAAAtgtttaataaagaaatgaaaGAATGGGTGAATGagttatttaatattaaaaagataCATGATAAAAacttaaaaagaaatagatTAGACTTAAAAGGGGGGTATTATAGAGTAATTCATACAGGGGATTATATACCAATGCTGCCACCAAAATTTGAGGAGGCAGGATTAGAAATCTTCATTAAAAAACTTGAACTGCCTCACTTGGTTGGGGATTTAGAATATAGAGGTATCGAAAAGACAATAATAGACGGAAGATTGCCTGGATATGCTGCAACAAATGCGAATAAATGGTTGCATACAGATGAGCATCGGTCATATTTTATATCCATCCAAGGTTGcaaaaatttctaaaatcttcttcttaGCATGAATCTACAtataaatatcattttatatatctatttttatttcttattttctggtagaatattatatatctaaCCAACcaatgaattaattttgatgatTATTGTACTTTTATACATATAAAATGACTAACCAGTCTTttgttgaagaaaaaatggtAAAGAAAAACGTTAATTAttgattaaataaattgaataatatattgtatatattaaacGTATATATTGAACATATacttgaaattattattcaatgataaataatgatggtgaaatgaaaatgaagtgAACTGAagtaaaatgaataatatgaagatgaagtgcatgatattttttatttttataagaCACCTGAAGcctttaaagaattttctaaaattgtTTCCTTTATAGCAGCAAACACTAATTTGATATTAGAAGTATCTGTAGCTTGAGTAACATGAGGGTAAATCGTTAAATTTGatctatttaatttcataaaCCTccataatatatatttagttgccttattaatatcattaccACCAGTGTAATCAGGGAAAAATTTGTTCAAAGGGATCTTTGATAATTTCTCagcaaataaatcaattttatttaggAATAATACCACAGACGATCTGGAAAACCACCTACTATTGATGATGTTATCGAACAAAACCAAAGATTCTTGGAATCTATTTTGCGCATTATCTTCCATCAAGAACTGATCATATTCGGATAGTGAGACGCAAAAAATGACCATTGTTACATTATTAAAGCAATGAATCCATTGTTTACGTTCTGATCTTTGGCCGCCTACATCAAATACGTgcattttaaaattggagCCCATGTCAACA
Coding sequences:
- the LIH1 gene encoding putative lipase (similar to Saccharomyces cerevisiae YJR107W; ancestral locus Anc_7.497) encodes the protein MNFLRLLTPLGLFLLLMYGILSRMVSEEEYALQISENSYNLESYEDDVNNNIYPTEILQDNELEPKHYIPPDFYISDYDYAKLVYFSKCCGLSNCIGEHGLREGLSLNEGACPSYINFCYDENVNPTVSRTRIELIMEADKGELGTGYVMVDHGRKVIVIAFRGSSTRQDWYSDFEIYPTRYVPGSMSEYIDLIRSGKIRPCKGCKMHRGFYRFKQSLGKHFLRKVEKIFAIYSDYNLVVTGHSLGAAIASMLGIELKLKGYNPLVLTYATPKMFNKEMKEWVNELFNIKKIHDKNLKRNRLDLKGGYYRVIHTGDYIPMLPPKFEEAGLEIFIKKLELPHLVGDLEYRGIEKTIIDGRLPGYAATNANKWLHTDEHRSYFISIQGCKNF
- the JHD2 gene encoding histone demethylase (similar to Saccharomyces cerevisiae JHD2 (YJR119C); ancestral locus Anc_7.505), which encodes MASHKISDETTKESAFLTHSNLLQPIPTKRHMEEIPVFYPTEEEFNNPLHFIASDKVQQKGNKYGMIKIVPPKSFNPKLNIDKKSFKFDVRLQNLFELDLLNRSRLMFAKQLDIYHRSLPHQPDTKISIDSKVIIKESKKTIYLYNLYVSLIKLNNLHLRTHPSDLDPNKSLKLFDPKLLRKSNPESKIIWEELSQQFNCKPTELYNVYLDHLSSFYNHIYGLTNGILNKDCLVFDEYPKSLLSDSEDSEGEASEDSSDENTNPCLVCLKNNKPSRLLLCDFCNKPYHTFCLSPPIEIIPKGEWFCNNCIIGNGFYGFKHEKSQVSLQDFQAEALQFQKQYNPKDLNQLEKEFWDLISASPNDLKSQKDITQFITKYGADIHDENVLTGFPTLDHVPSNLSSAEYKSFLRYCTHPMNLKNLPFADGSLLSLTKSIQSTQNDKDVYSNISGVTIPWLYAGSLFSTFCWHLEDQYTLSINYQHEGAPKIWYSIPDYECDKFKKLLFNLTPDYFIKQPDLLSQLITQISPYSDIFKDSGIKCFKAIQHPNEYIITLPKCFHAGFNSGFNINEAVNFTLPTWLPYGFQSIKDYKLIKKDCILDIIGFLIDVLSNFDSLSNQKLDIDESFIKNCFNYFLKYYNLEKSRISKLPFSLLNKQYLLVSSPPTSATKESKNNESNSNKCLHSRPNQEIINEILCKECKTICSLAFIAHSKSDQTIKRRKITTNRFLTSSRNFEIYCLEDYIKKFIQHTIGLGDQIQHPISTNKKRNPIEIPEISTHRDDLILVRDWDKLNSLISDISSSVRSI
- the IBA57 gene encoding Iba57p (similar to Saccharomyces cerevisiae CAF17 (YJR122W); ancestral locus Anc_7.508); this encodes MLKTTKAAISINKSQLYSPCKRFSSTILEKGLFQFTEVPDKSYIEIKGPDSLTFLNGLVTTKLLPYFKKKNLTTISDLEKIPNKLHDDLRFDYKLLNWGLYYESGYDNDYISRFGSYSSILNRYGKLITDIIIYPTPSAFDIESSNKKYKYPNYLIEFDSEITDTLLKLFANHKLGSKIKIKPLDNNSLKTWDLMIKFPKYGNSEQLNPWLSNLLIPSTMTHSPEEANNFMQSIINSLFPSIANEDIKGLYVERRNEAAKESNNEEGQLFRLLTHNIIENISKKINLNQFPFEFVIEKVSPMKFKKLRYSNGLLDGCNDYNIETLLPLELNFDYFKNTISNQKGCYLGQELTSRTFSTGILRKRLVSVKLINQERLKSVKIEEGKYMPIQSNITPNTTPSSTVLTPSPFTKGKETPPAANQIRKKNRASGSLITYCDDIGLALLRTEYFKQIFETDSTSDTPPAFHIDTDEGQVQVIPYKPSWYEQWKESEMK
- the ADO1 gene encoding adenosine kinase (similar to Saccharomyces cerevisiae ADO1 (YJR105W); ancestral locus Anc_7.499), with the protein product MSTPKLLCLGNPLLDIQATTTKEYLDQYSLKSNDAILVDAASGDEKMKIFDEILNFDDVVFVAGGAAQNTARGAAYVLGEGQVGYFGCVGEDKFSAKLLAENDAAGLISLYQVEKSHGTGKCAALITGHDRSLVTDLGAANHFKPEHLTKHWSQVEAANLFYIGGFHLTVSPEAIIKLGKHAQETGKPFVLNLSAPFIPQFFKSALEEVLPYTTVVIANETEAAAYAESFGLTCDKEDLAAIAKHIVGASKTRTVIFTHGLEPTIVVSAESTKSFAVKPIDKKKIVDTNGAGDAFAGGFMAGLALDKTLDTAIDMGQWLAALSIQEVGPSYPKEKIPYEA